In the Sphingobacterium sp. PCS056 genome, TCGCTTACTTGTTACGCACAGCAGAAAGGGGAACTTAAGGGAAAGGTAAGCACGAATTCAAATGAACCGATAGAAGGAGCAACTATTACCCTGATAGGAACAAGCCAAGTTACACAAGCAGATAAGAATGGATTATTTTCAATCAAAAATCTTGCTTTTGGCAACCATACGATACGTATTTCAGCTGTTGGGCATCAAGCCAAAGACAAAGCATTCCACATGAGCCAATTAACAACAGAATTGTCCACGATCCACTTGACCACACAACATACCACAATGGATGAGGTAGAGATTGTTGCACGGTCAGAAGCCCAGGAAGTACAACAACAACCTTTTAATGTTACAGCTATAGATGCCAAGAAATTGTACAATACGACTATGGATATTGGGCAAGCTCTTAATCGAGTTTCTGGCGTGAGATTACGCGAGTCTGGTGGTGTCGGATCAAACATGTCTTTTAGCTTAAATGGATTTTCCGGAAATCAGATTAAGTTATTTTTAGATGGTATACCGATGGATAATTTTGGATCATCTTTCCAATTAAACAATATTCCTATCAATTTTGCTGAACGTGTAGAAGTATACCGAGGAGTCGTCCCCGTATGGTTAGGAGGTGATGCTCTGGGTGGAGCAGTTAATATCGTGACAAAAAACCAACCAGGCAAATATATCGATGCTTCCTATTCATTTGGATCATTCAATACCCATAAATCTTCTGTCAATACCGGTTACGTAGCTGACAACGGATTTACAATGACATTATCTGCATTCCAAAACTATTCGGATAATAATTACTGGGTAAATGTAAGGTCATATAACTTCGATACGGAGAAATATTTTCCTGCCGAAAGAAGAAAACGTTTTCACGATACTTACAGAAATGAAACCTTGATCTATAATATAGGAGTTTCAAATAAAAAATATGCAGACCAACTTCTGTTTGGAATTACACTCGGTCAAAATAAAAAAGAAATCCAGACCGGCAATACCATGGAAGATGTATACGGTGGTAGAGAAAGCCTGGGGAATATTGTTCAACCTACATGGAAGTATATCAAGAAAAATTTATGGACAAAAGGTCTTGATGTTACTCTAAATGCACGTTACAATTTCGGTCAGGAAAGAAGTTTAGATACTGTACCTCGAAAATTCACTTGGACTGGAGAAAGTAGACCTAAAAATCCGGATCAACCCAATGCACCAGGAGGAGAAAATGAATTAACAGATTACCGCTATAAAAACAATAATGGCAATCTTACGGCTAACATTTCTTATGCAATCAATGATCAGCACAGCATCATGATCAATCATTTGTTGACAACATTTGATAGAAAGGGTAAAGATCATTATTATCCAGATTTAGAAATTAACAAACTTCCTCGCAAGACAACAAAAAATATTACTGGAATCGGATATAGAACCTCGTTAAAGGATCATTGGGACGCCAATCTTTTTATTAAAAACTATAACCAAAACGGAAAATACTTCAATGAAACTGGTGTCGATGTATACGAAGATATAGCTATATCAATAAATAAATTCGGATATGGCTTAGCAACCTCCTATTTTATTAATCCAAATATACAATTAAAAGCTTCTTATGAAAAAGCGTATAGACTTCCAGACAACACCGAATTATTTGGTGATGCCATAAATATAAGTGGCAACCCGACCTTAAGACCCGAGAGCACTGACAATATTAACTTCGGATTGTCTTATGTTCTGAAATGGAAGGAAAGCAATCAACTCATCATCGATGCCAATTACATTTACCGAAATGCTCAAGATTTTATACGCCAATACGTAGGACCACTGACCAGTAATAACAAAAGAGAGCTCAAGAGTGCTAACCTAAGAAGTGTAAAGAATAATAGTATAGATATCAATTTAAAATATTATTTCAAAAATCAGCTTTCTATTGGGGGTAATATAACTTACCAAAACTTAATCAATACAACTAAAGTTGAGCCTGCGCAAATTATACAAAGCAGCATCTATAAAGATCGAATGCCGAATATGCCTTTTCTATATGGCAATGCGGACGCTGCGTACTATTTTCACCATTTAGGCAAACAAAATAATACGCTGACAATAGGATACAATCTACAATATATACAAGAGTTCTTTTTAGATTGGCCAAGTTTAGCGACCCCATCTGAACGATATAGAATCCCAACCCAAGTATCCCATGATGTCAATATCATTTATTCTTTAGCTTCTGGAAAATATAATATTGCTTTAGAATGTAATAACCTCACGGATGCAACGCGTTTTGACAATTTCGAAATGCAAAAACCAAGTAGATCTTTCAATATTAAGTTCAGATACTTTATACGTACAAAATAACAATCACAATTCAACAACAAATACAATGAAAAATTTAAACATTTTAAAAATGCTAACACTGGCATGTGGTGTTTTAGCCATTACTGCATGTTCAAAAGATAATCCTTCAGATGGAGAAGGTGATACTGGAAATTCTGGAAAAAGAGAAAAATTTGTTTTTATAGTGAATGGACAAGGTGCTGGCGAAGGTGGAGCTACAGGCAATTATATCTTAGCAACAGACAATGTAAATGAGGGTTCTATCAGTATAGTAGGCAATGGTATGCCCGCTACAGAATTGTCCTTTATCAACCAAAACAACCATATCTTCGGATTAACATATGGCGGTCAAGGTCCAATAACACTTTATAATATTGATAATAAAGGTGATTTACAAAGACTTAAAGATGAGCAAGTAAATGCAGAAACTGCGGGTATCTATG is a window encoding:
- a CDS encoding TonB-dependent receptor, with amino-acid sequence MLKLKIIWLNLFLIISLTCYAQQKGELKGKVSTNSNEPIEGATITLIGTSQVTQADKNGLFSIKNLAFGNHTIRISAVGHQAKDKAFHMSQLTTELSTIHLTTQHTTMDEVEIVARSEAQEVQQQPFNVTAIDAKKLYNTTMDIGQALNRVSGVRLRESGGVGSNMSFSLNGFSGNQIKLFLDGIPMDNFGSSFQLNNIPINFAERVEVYRGVVPVWLGGDALGGAVNIVTKNQPGKYIDASYSFGSFNTHKSSVNTGYVADNGFTMTLSAFQNYSDNNYWVNVRSYNFDTEKYFPAERRKRFHDTYRNETLIYNIGVSNKKYADQLLFGITLGQNKKEIQTGNTMEDVYGGRESLGNIVQPTWKYIKKNLWTKGLDVTLNARYNFGQERSLDTVPRKFTWTGESRPKNPDQPNAPGGENELTDYRYKNNNGNLTANISYAINDQHSIMINHLLTTFDRKGKDHYYPDLEINKLPRKTTKNITGIGYRTSLKDHWDANLFIKNYNQNGKYFNETGVDVYEDIAISINKFGYGLATSYFINPNIQLKASYEKAYRLPDNTELFGDAINISGNPTLRPESTDNINFGLSYVLKWKESNQLIIDANYIYRNAQDFIRQYVGPLTSNNKRELKSANLRSVKNNSIDINLKYYFKNQLSIGGNITYQNLINTTKVEPAQIIQSSIYKDRMPNMPFLYGNADAAYYFHHLGKQNNTLTIGYNLQYIQEFFLDWPSLATPSERYRIPTQVSHDVNIIYSLASGKYNIALECNNLTDATRFDNFEMQKPSRSFNIKFRYFIRTK